A single window of Streptococcus cristatus ATCC 51100 DNA harbors:
- a CDS encoding ATP-dependent Clp protease proteolytic subunit — MIPVVIEQTSRGERSYDIYSRLLKDRIIMLTGPVEDNMANSVIAQLLFLDAQDSTKDIYLYVNTPGGSVSAGLAIVDTMNFIKSDVQTIVMGMAASMGTIIASSGAKGKRFMLPNAEYMIHQPMGGTGGGTQQTDMAIAAEHLLKTRKTLEQILADNSGKSVEQIHADAERDYWMSAQETLEYGFIDEIMANNNLS; from the coding sequence ATGATTCCTGTAGTTATTGAACAAACCAGCCGTGGTGAGCGTTCTTATGACATTTACTCACGCCTTTTAAAAGACCGTATTATCATGCTGACAGGTCCTGTTGAGGACAATATGGCTAATTCTGTTATTGCGCAATTGCTTTTCCTAGATGCACAAGACAGCACCAAGGACATCTATCTTTATGTTAATACTCCTGGTGGCTCTGTGTCAGCGGGATTGGCGATTGTAGATACCATGAACTTCATTAAGTCTGATGTGCAGACAATTGTCATGGGAATGGCAGCCAGCATGGGAACCATCATTGCATCTAGCGGAGCTAAAGGCAAACGTTTCATGCTTCCAAATGCAGAGTATATGATCCACCAGCCAATGGGTGGTACTGGTGGCGGTACTCAACAAACAGATATGGCTATTGCAGCAGAGCATTTGCTCAAGACTCGTAAGACCTTGGAGCAAATTCTTGCTGATAATTCTGGTAAATCGGTTGAGCAAATTCATGCAGATGCAGAACGTGATTACTGGATGAGTGCTCAAGAAACTCTTGAATATGGTTTCATCGATGAAATCATGGCTAATAATAATCTTAGCTAG
- a CDS encoding DUF2129 domain-containing protein, translating to MFKKEERMGFIIHLYYNRDAKKLAHVGDIIYHSKKHRYLQLYVAKDQADSLKESLSKESYIKKIQTCEIQNLDTNFVGSLFRNQENAII from the coding sequence ATGTTTAAAAAAGAGGAACGAATGGGTTTCATCATTCATCTATACTATAATCGCGATGCAAAGAAGCTGGCTCATGTTGGAGATATTATTTATCATTCTAAGAAACACCGCTATTTGCAGCTTTATGTGGCAAAAGATCAGGCAGATTCTCTGAAGGAGAGCCTGTCAAAAGAGTCCTATATCAAAAAAATCCAGACTTGCGAGATCCAAAATTTGGATACGAATTTTGTTGGAAGTTTATTTAGAAACCAAGAAAACGCTATTATTTAA
- a CDS encoding ABC transporter substrate-binding protein, with amino-acid sequence MKKKFALSLVAFASAALLAACGEVSTNNSSATGTEIGKTLKFGFNFEETGAVAAYGTAEQHGAQLAVDEINAAGGVDGKKIEVTDKDNKSETAEAATISTSLVTQDKVNTIIGPATSGAVAAAIANAGKAGVPLVTPSATQDDLTNKQDYLYRATFTDGYQGKIISKYVTDTLKAKKVVLYYDNSSDYAKGMAEAFKKEYKGEIVATETFASGDSDFQAALTKIKGKDFDALIVPGYYTEAGKLVNQARGLGINQTIVGPDGFSDAKFVEQATPAAATNVYYVSGFSTSGDMTDKAKKFVAAYKAKYNEEPSMFAALSYDAVYMAAEASKGAKTSVDIKDNLAKLKDFEGVTGSITIDKDHNPVKTALMIGLKDGKVETVETVKPE; translated from the coding sequence ATGAAGAAAAAATTTGCACTTTCGCTTGTAGCTTTTGCTAGTGCTGCGCTTCTAGCAGCCTGTGGAGAAGTTTCTACAAACAACTCATCTGCTACTGGAACAGAAATCGGTAAAACACTTAAGTTCGGTTTCAACTTTGAAGAAACTGGCGCTGTAGCAGCTTACGGTACTGCAGAACAACACGGTGCTCAACTTGCTGTTGATGAAATCAACGCAGCTGGCGGTGTAGACGGTAAGAAAATCGAAGTAACTGATAAAGACAACAAATCAGAAACTGCAGAAGCTGCTACTATTTCTACAAGCTTGGTAACTCAAGATAAAGTTAATACAATCATTGGTCCTGCAACTTCAGGTGCCGTAGCTGCCGCAATTGCAAATGCTGGTAAAGCAGGAGTTCCTTTGGTAACACCAAGTGCAACACAAGATGATTTGACAAATAAACAAGATTATTTGTACCGTGCAACTTTTACTGATGGTTACCAAGGTAAAATCATTTCTAAATATGTAACTGATACTTTGAAAGCTAAAAAAGTTGTTCTCTACTATGATAATTCAAGCGATTATGCAAAAGGAATGGCAGAAGCTTTCAAGAAAGAATATAAGGGTGAAATCGTTGCGACAGAAACTTTCGCTTCTGGTGACTCAGACTTCCAAGCTGCTTTGACAAAAATCAAAGGTAAAGACTTTGATGCACTGATTGTGCCAGGTTATTACACAGAAGCTGGTAAATTGGTGAACCAAGCGCGTGGTTTGGGAATTAACCAAACAATCGTTGGACCTGATGGATTTAGCGATGCCAAGTTTGTTGAGCAAGCAACTCCAGCAGCAGCAACTAATGTTTATTATGTATCTGGTTTCTCAACTTCAGGTGACATGACTGATAAAGCGAAGAAATTCGTTGCAGCTTACAAAGCTAAATATAACGAAGAACCTTCAATGTTTGCAGCCCTTTCATATGACGCAGTTTATATGGCAGCAGAAGCATCTAAGGGTGCAAAAACATCTGTAGATATTAAAGATAACCTTGCTAAGTTAAAAGACTTTGAAGGAGTTACTGGATCTATTACCATCGATAAAGATCATAATCCTGTGAAGACAGCCTTGATGATTGGTTTGAAAGATGGTAAAGTAGAAACTGTTGAAACAGTTAAACCTGAATAA
- a CDS encoding branched-chain amino acid ABC transporter permease — protein MLEQFLQQLANGLILGSVYALLALGYTMVYGIIKLINFAHGDIYMIGAFMGYYLINTLHLNFFVALILSMVGTAILGVVIEFLAYRPLRNSTRIAALITAIGVSFLLEYGMVFFVGANTRSFPQVIKTVRYTLGPISISNIQLMILGISILLMVGLQFIVQKTKMGKAMRAVSVDSDAAQLMGINVNRTISFTFALGSALAGAAGVLIALYYNSLEPLMGMTPGIKSFVAAVLGGIGIIPGAALGGFVIGLLETFATAVGLSDFRDAIVYAILIIILLVRPAGILGKNVKEKV, from the coding sequence ATGCTCGAACAATTTCTTCAGCAATTGGCTAATGGATTGATTTTGGGGAGTGTTTATGCGCTTCTAGCCTTGGGTTATACCATGGTTTATGGAATTATCAAATTGATTAATTTCGCGCATGGAGACATTTATATGATTGGTGCTTTTATGGGATATTACCTGATTAACACCCTTCACCTAAACTTCTTTGTAGCCCTTATTTTATCTATGGTTGGAACAGCGATCCTTGGTGTAGTGATTGAGTTCTTAGCCTATCGTCCTTTGCGCAATTCAACGCGGATTGCAGCTTTGATCACAGCAATTGGGGTTTCTTTCCTCTTGGAGTACGGGATGGTCTTCTTTGTAGGTGCCAATACTCGTTCCTTCCCTCAAGTGATTAAAACAGTGCGTTATACGCTTGGGCCAATTTCGATTTCCAATATTCAATTGATGATTTTGGGAATTTCTATTTTACTCATGGTTGGTTTGCAGTTTATTGTGCAAAAGACGAAAATGGGTAAAGCTATGCGGGCTGTTTCCGTGGATAGCGATGCTGCCCAGCTGATGGGGATTAATGTCAATCGTACGATCAGCTTTACTTTTGCCTTGGGTTCAGCCTTGGCAGGAGCAGCAGGGGTGCTGATTGCTCTTTACTACAACTCACTTGAGCCACTGATGGGAATGACACCAGGTATCAAGTCCTTCGTTGCGGCAGTTTTGGGAGGAATTGGTATCATCCCTGGGGCAGCTTTGGGTGGTTTTGTAATCGGCCTCTTGGAAACTTTTGCAACAGCAGTTGGACTGTCAGATTTCCGTGATGCGATTGTGTATGCGATCTTGATTATCATTCTATTGGTTCGTCCAGCTGGTATTCTAGGTAAAAACGTGAAAGAGAAGGTGTAA
- a CDS encoding branched-chain amino acid ABC transporter permease, producing MKNNLKVNALWLALILFGYLLMTVLASTGILNPFYLQIFEQIGINIILAVGLNLIVGFSGQFSLGHAGFMAIGAYAVAIMGSKSPNYGTFFIAMLVGAVIAGAVALLVGIPTLRLKGDYLAIATLGVSEIIRILIVNGGDLTNGAAGILSIPNFTSWQLVYVFVVITTILTLNFLRSPIGRSTLSVREDEIAAESVGVNTTKIKVIAFVFGAITASIAGSLQAGFVGSVVPKDYSFINTINVLIIVVFGGLGSMTGAIVAAVVLGILNMLLQDISSVRMIVYSLALILVMIFRPGGLLGTWEFSLAKLFKKNKEVKE from the coding sequence ATGAAAAATAATTTAAAAGTAAATGCGTTATGGCTTGCTCTGATCCTCTTTGGCTATCTATTGATGACAGTGCTTGCTAGCACAGGTATTCTCAATCCTTTCTATCTGCAAATCTTTGAGCAGATTGGGATTAATATTATCTTGGCTGTTGGCCTCAATCTTATCGTTGGTTTTTCTGGGCAATTCTCGCTTGGGCATGCTGGCTTTATGGCCATTGGTGCCTATGCAGTAGCTATTATGGGCTCTAAATCTCCAAACTATGGCACTTTCTTTATTGCTATGTTGGTTGGCGCTGTGATTGCGGGTGCTGTGGCCCTGCTTGTTGGTATTCCGACCCTGCGCTTAAAGGGAGACTATTTGGCGATTGCGACCCTTGGTGTTTCTGAAATTATCCGGATTCTGATTGTCAATGGAGGTGACCTGACTAATGGTGCGGCAGGTATCCTATCCATTCCTAACTTTACCTCTTGGCAGTTGGTTTATGTCTTTGTCGTAATTACAACTATTTTGACTCTTAACTTCCTCCGCAGTCCTATCGGACGTAGCACCTTGTCTGTTCGTGAAGACGAGATTGCGGCAGAGTCTGTCGGTGTCAATACAACAAAAATTAAAGTCATTGCTTTCGTTTTTGGAGCCATTACAGCTTCTATTGCAGGTTCTTTGCAGGCTGGATTTGTTGGCTCTGTTGTACCAAAAGACTATTCCTTTATCAATACAATCAATGTCCTGATTATCGTCGTTTTTGGCGGCCTTGGATCAATGACTGGAGCAATCGTTGCGGCAGTAGTATTGGGTATCCTCAATATGCTTTTACAAGATATCTCAAGTGTTCGGATGATTGTTTATTCGCTTGCCCTGATCTTGGTGATGATTTTCCGTCCAGGCGGCTTGCTTGGTACTTGGGAATTTAGCTTGGCTAAGCTCTTTAAAAAGAATAAGGAGGTCAAAGAATAA
- a CDS encoding ABC transporter ATP-binding protein: MALLDVKKLTKNFGGLTAVSDVTLELNEGELVGLIGPNGAGKTTLFNLLTGVYEPSEGTVTLDGHLLNGKTPYKIATLGLSRTFQNIRLFKDLTVLDNVLIAFGNHHKPHVLASFFRLPAFYKNEEELKAKALELLAIFDLDKEAETLAKNLAYGQQRRLEIVRALATEPKILFLDEPAAGMNPQETAELTALIRRIKNEFNITIMLIEHDMSLVMEVTERIYVLEYGRLIAHGTPDEIKNDKRVIEAYLGGEA, translated from the coding sequence ATGGCACTTCTTGATGTAAAAAAATTAACCAAAAATTTTGGAGGACTAACAGCTGTTAGTGACGTGACTCTGGAATTAAACGAAGGGGAACTGGTCGGTCTTATCGGGCCTAACGGTGCTGGAAAAACAACTCTTTTCAACCTTTTGACAGGTGTTTATGAACCGAGTGAGGGAACGGTTACTTTGGATGGTCATTTGCTGAATGGCAAAACACCTTACAAGATTGCAACACTGGGTCTCAGCCGGACTTTCCAAAATATTCGTCTTTTTAAAGATTTGACAGTGTTGGATAATGTACTGATTGCTTTCGGTAATCATCATAAACCTCATGTGTTGGCTTCTTTCTTCCGTCTTCCAGCATTTTATAAAAATGAAGAGGAATTGAAAGCAAAAGCTCTAGAATTGCTGGCTATCTTTGACTTGGATAAGGAAGCAGAAACCTTGGCTAAAAATTTGGCTTATGGTCAACAGCGTCGTCTGGAGATTGTCCGAGCGCTTGCCACAGAGCCAAAGATTCTCTTCTTGGATGAGCCAGCTGCTGGGATGAATCCACAGGAAACAGCTGAGCTGACTGCCCTGATCCGTCGGATTAAAAATGAATTTAATATTACCATCATGCTGATTGAGCATGATATGAGTCTGGTTATGGAAGTAACTGAGCGCATCTACGTACTAGAATACGGTCGCTTGATTGCCCACGGCACACCAGATGAGATTAAGAATGACAAACGCGTTATTGAAGCTTATCTAGGAGGTGAAGCCTAA
- a CDS encoding ABC transporter ATP-binding protein translates to MSMLKVENLSVHYGMIQAVRDVSFEVNEGEVVSLIGANGAGKTTILRTISGLVRPSAGKIEFLGNEIQKVPAQKIVAAGLSQVPEGRHVFPGLTVLENLEMGAFLKKNREENQANLKKVFSRFPRLEERKNQDAATLSGGEQQMLAMGRALMSTPKLLLLDEPSMGLAPIFIQEIFDIIQDIQKQGTTVLLIEQNANKALSIADRGYVLETGKIVLSGTGQELLASDEVRKAYLGG, encoded by the coding sequence ATGTCCATGCTCAAAGTTGAAAATCTATCTGTCCACTATGGCATGATTCAGGCTGTCCGTGATGTCAGTTTTGAAGTCAACGAAGGAGAGGTTGTTTCCCTTATCGGTGCCAATGGTGCTGGTAAAACGACCATCCTCCGCACGATCTCTGGTTTGGTTCGCCCAAGTGCTGGGAAGATTGAATTTTTAGGCAATGAAATTCAAAAAGTTCCTGCTCAAAAGATTGTGGCTGCAGGGCTTTCACAGGTTCCAGAAGGGCGCCATGTCTTTCCAGGCCTGACCGTTTTGGAAAATCTTGAAATGGGAGCCTTTCTTAAGAAAAATCGTGAAGAAAATCAAGCCAATCTCAAAAAGGTCTTCTCTCGTTTTCCACGCTTGGAAGAGCGTAAGAACCAAGATGCAGCGACCCTATCTGGTGGTGAGCAGCAGATGCTAGCTATGGGACGAGCGCTCATGTCTACGCCTAAGCTCTTACTCTTGGACGAGCCGTCAATGGGGCTGGCTCCAATTTTCATCCAAGAAATCTTTGATATCATTCAAGATATCCAAAAGCAGGGGACAACTGTGCTTTTGATTGAGCAAAATGCCAATAAAGCACTATCTATCGCAGACCGTGGTTATGTTCTTGAAACAGGAAAAATCGTTCTATCTGGAACAGGCCAAGAGCTCCTCGCTTCTGACGAAGTCCGCAAAGCATATCTAGGTGGTTAA
- a CDS encoding NAD(P)H-hydrate dehydratase — protein MKLVSDRLLKKVIINRSLDSHKGDYGRLLLIGGTYPYGGAIIMAALAAVRSGAGLVTVATERENIPALHAHLPEAMAFDLREQERLIEQIRKATVILIGPGLAKNSLEKSVLQLVLQLVNKQQILIMDGGAISLFAKQALPFPNSQTIFTPHQKEWESLSGLPIESQDEKSSQKAVDQFPKGTLVVQKRNGTRVFQSGEKDIYQLPVGGPYQATGGMGDTLAGMVAGFAGQFQQASLLERVTAATYLHSAIADELAKEVYVVLPTELSQQISTWMKNFSQ, from the coding sequence ATGAAACTAGTCAGTGACAGGCTTTTGAAAAAGGTTATTATAAATCGATCGCTAGACAGCCATAAAGGTGACTATGGACGCCTGCTCTTGATTGGCGGGACCTATCCCTACGGAGGGGCTATTATCATGGCTGCCTTGGCCGCAGTAAGGAGCGGAGCTGGTTTGGTGACTGTTGCAACTGAACGGGAAAATATTCCTGCCCTCCATGCCCATTTGCCAGAGGCTATGGCCTTTGATTTGCGGGAACAAGAGCGGCTGATAGAGCAGATCCGCAAGGCTACTGTTATTTTAATCGGACCGGGTTTGGCTAAAAATTCTTTAGAGAAATCGGTACTACAGCTGGTTTTACAGCTTGTAAACAAGCAACAAATCTTGATCATGGATGGGGGCGCTATCTCACTTTTTGCCAAGCAAGCTCTGCCTTTTCCAAACTCCCAGACAATTTTTACCCCTCACCAGAAAGAATGGGAAAGCTTGTCTGGCTTGCCCATCGAGTCGCAGGACGAAAAATCTAGCCAAAAGGCTGTTGACCAATTTCCTAAGGGAACTCTAGTTGTACAGAAAAGGAATGGAACGCGAGTTTTTCAGAGTGGAGAAAAGGATATTTATCAACTGCCGGTTGGTGGTCCCTATCAAGCAACTGGTGGTATGGGAGATACCTTGGCAGGGATGGTTGCCGGCTTTGCAGGTCAATTTCAGCAGGCTTCACTTCTTGAAAGAGTAACAGCTGCGACCTACTTGCATTCAGCCATTGCGGATGAGTTAGCCAAAGAAGTTTATGTGGTATTACCGACAGAATTGAGTCAACAAATTTCAACTTGGATGAAAAATTTTAGTCAATAA
- a CDS encoding helix-turn-helix domain-containing protein — MSELRIAIGKKIRELREQRKMTRELLCEDETRLTVRQLARIEAGDSIPSLLTLEFIAQQLHIEMYQIIKESTKS; from the coding sequence ATGTCAGAGTTAAGGATAGCAATTGGAAAAAAAATTCGAGAACTGCGGGAACAACGGAAAATGACAAGAGAATTGCTGTGTGAAGATGAGACTCGTTTGACAGTCAGACAGCTTGCTCGGATCGAGGCAGGCGATTCGATTCCTAGTTTACTAACCTTAGAATTCATTGCGCAACAGTTGCATATCGAAATGTATCAAATTATCAAGGAAAGTACAAAATCTTAG
- the xseA gene encoding exodeoxyribonuclease VII large subunit: MPDYLSVSTLTRYLKMKFDRDPYLERVYLTGQVSNFRKRPNHQYFSLKDEKAVIQATIWSGVYKKLGFELEEGMKVNVIGRVQLYEPSGSYSIVIEKAEPDGIGALAVQFEQLKKKLGEEGLFQDKFKQALPQFPKKIGVVTSPSGAVIRDIITTVSRRFPGVDILLFPTKVQGEGAAAEVATNIRRANEREDLDVLIIGRGGGSIEDLWAFNEEIVVRAIFESQIPIISSVGHETDTTLADFVADRRAATPTAAAELATPVTKLDLLGHLSQQQNRLANAALNRLAYQRERLDKLASSVIFRQPERLYDGYLQKLDQLNLRLKQKIREYYSEEVQQVKILQHRLESLSPLRQVQRYQEQVHQQERLLRSNMAIIYDHKVAEAKRLSDALLMLDTSRIVARGYAIIQKNETVIESSQDIKEKDQLTILMRDGQVQVEVKDVKRQEI, translated from the coding sequence ATGCCAGATTATTTATCGGTTTCTACTTTGACCCGTTATCTGAAGATGAAGTTTGACCGAGATCCTTATTTGGAGCGGGTTTATCTGACAGGTCAGGTCTCTAATTTTCGCAAGCGTCCCAATCACCAGTATTTTTCCCTCAAGGATGAGAAGGCAGTGATTCAGGCGACTATCTGGTCAGGTGTCTATAAAAAGCTTGGTTTTGAACTAGAAGAGGGCATGAAGGTCAATGTCATTGGTCGTGTGCAGCTCTATGAACCAAGTGGTTCCTATTCGATTGTCATTGAAAAGGCCGAGCCAGACGGCATTGGCGCCTTGGCTGTTCAGTTCGAGCAGCTCAAGAAAAAACTGGGAGAAGAAGGTCTTTTTCAAGATAAATTTAAACAAGCCTTGCCTCAATTTCCTAAGAAAATTGGGGTGGTGACCAGTCCTAGTGGAGCTGTCATCCGAGATATCATCACGACAGTCAGTCGCCGTTTTCCTGGCGTGGACATCCTGCTTTTTCCGACCAAGGTTCAGGGCGAAGGAGCTGCTGCCGAGGTGGCGACCAATATTCGTCGAGCCAATGAGCGGGAAGATTTGGATGTTTTGATTATTGGTCGGGGCGGCGGATCCATCGAGGATCTTTGGGCTTTTAATGAAGAAATCGTCGTACGAGCTATATTTGAGTCCCAGATTCCGATTATTTCCAGTGTGGGCCATGAAACGGACACGACGCTGGCTGACTTTGTGGCAGACCGACGAGCAGCAACTCCCACAGCAGCAGCTGAATTGGCAACGCCAGTCACCAAGCTGGATCTTCTGGGGCATTTGAGTCAGCAGCAAAATCGTCTGGCAAATGCAGCTTTAAATCGTCTGGCTTACCAGCGGGAACGCTTGGACAAGCTGGCTTCCTCTGTTATTTTTCGGCAGCCAGAGCGACTTTATGATGGCTATCTGCAAAAGTTAGACCAGCTTAATCTGCGTTTAAAGCAAAAAATTCGCGAATATTATAGTGAAGAAGTCCAACAGGTCAAGATTCTCCAGCATCGCTTGGAGTCTCTGTCACCTCTGCGACAGGTGCAGCGCTATCAGGAGCAGGTTCACCAGCAAGAACGCTTGTTGCGTAGCAATATGGCGATTATCTATGACCATAAGGTGGCTGAAGCCAAGCGGCTGTCAGATGCGCTACTCATGCTGGATACCAGTCGCATTGTAGCGCGGGGCTATGCTATTATCCAAAAAAATGAAACAGTAATCGAGTCCAGTCAGGATATCAAGGAGAAGGACCAGCTGACCATTCTCATGCGGGATGGTCAAGTCCAAGTTGAGGTAAAAGATGTCAAAAGACAAGAAATTTGA
- a CDS encoding exodeoxyribonuclease VII small subunit — translation MSKDKKFEENLADLEAIVQKLENGDVALEEAIAEFQKGMQLSKDLQKTLDQAEKTLVKVMQADGKETDME, via the coding sequence ATGTCAAAAGACAAGAAATTTGAAGAAAATTTAGCTGATTTGGAAGCTATTGTCCAGAAGCTGGAAAATGGGGATGTGGCCTTGGAAGAGGCAATCGCTGAATTCCAGAAGGGCATGCAGCTGTCTAAAGACTTGCAAAAGACGCTAGATCAGGCAGAAAAGACCTTGGTCAAGGTCATGCAGGCTGATGGCAAAGAAACGGATATGGAATGA
- a CDS encoding polyprenyl synthetase family protein, whose product MTREFKIRQIGLTIQDFYQVKEVSADLTETILYSVEAGGKRIRPLLLLELLEGFGLELTPAHFQVAAALEMIHTGSLIHDDLPAMDNDDYRRGRLTSHKKFGEDMAILAGDSLFLDPYGLVAMAELPSQVKVELIAELSLAAGSFGMVAGQVLDMQGEGRKLTMDQLQTIHANKTGKLLAYPFVAAGIIAQTGQSVLGKLRQAGELLGLAFQVRDDILDVTASFEQIGKTPQKDLAAEKSTYPALLGLDGARDFFDETLEQAKSLLEQLEKESDFSAEEIQKIIESLRLDG is encoded by the coding sequence ATGACAAGAGAGTTTAAAATCAGGCAAATTGGCCTGACGATTCAAGATTTTTATCAGGTCAAGGAAGTGTCAGCGGATTTGACTGAGACCATTCTCTATTCTGTCGAGGCTGGTGGCAAGCGGATCCGCCCTCTCTTGCTTTTGGAGTTGCTGGAGGGATTTGGTCTGGAATTAACTCCCGCTCACTTTCAGGTGGCAGCAGCTCTGGAGATGATTCACACTGGCAGCCTGATCCATGATGATTTGCCAGCTATGGATAATGATGACTACCGCCGAGGCCGTCTGACCAGCCACAAGAAATTTGGGGAGGATATGGCCATTTTGGCTGGAGATTCTCTCTTTTTGGATCCTTATGGGTTGGTGGCAATGGCAGAGCTCCCTAGTCAGGTCAAGGTGGAGCTGATAGCAGAGCTGTCTCTGGCGGCTGGCTCCTTTGGTATGGTGGCTGGGCAGGTTTTGGATATGCAGGGAGAAGGCCGCAAGTTGACCATGGATCAGCTCCAGACCATCCATGCCAATAAGACAGGTAAGCTCTTGGCCTATCCTTTTGTAGCGGCTGGGATCATTGCTCAGACTGGTCAATCAGTTCTAGGGAAGCTTCGTCAGGCGGGAGAGCTCTTGGGTTTGGCTTTTCAGGTGCGGGATGATATTTTAGATGTGACGGCTAGTTTTGAGCAGATCGGTAAGACACCGCAGAAGGATCTGGCGGCTGAGAAATCAACTTATCCAGCCTTGCTAGGCTTAGATGGAGCCAGAGACTTTTTCGATGAAACGCTGGAACAAGCAAAAAGCCTGCTGGAGCAACTAGAAAAAGAAAGTGATTTTTCAGCGGAAGAAATTCAAAAAATAATAGAAAGTTTGAGACTGGATGGCTAA
- a CDS encoding TlyA family RNA methyltransferase → MAKERVDVLAYRQGLFETREQAKRGVMAGLVVSLANGERFDKPGEKIDDGTELKLKGEKLKYVSRGGLKLEKALQVFGLSVAERVALDIGASTGGFTDVMLQAGARLVYAVDVGTNQLAWKLRQDERVVSMEQFNFRYAEPADFNFRPSFASIDVSFISLSLILPALYQILEEGGQVVALIKPQFEAGREQIGKKGIIKDKKVHLAVLETVTASMLEAGFSVKGLDFSPIQGGHGNVEFLAFLEKSEQPKNDLEQDLVAVVEAAHKEFKDEEER, encoded by the coding sequence ATGGCTAAGGAAAGAGTGGATGTACTGGCCTATCGACAAGGCCTCTTTGAGACCCGAGAACAGGCCAAGCGTGGAGTGATGGCTGGTCTGGTCGTGTCACTTGCGAATGGAGAGCGCTTTGATAAGCCAGGTGAAAAAATCGATGATGGAACAGAGCTCAAGCTCAAGGGAGAAAAACTTAAGTATGTCAGTCGGGGCGGCCTAAAATTAGAAAAGGCTTTGCAAGTCTTTGGCCTTTCGGTGGCAGAACGAGTGGCCTTGGATATCGGAGCTTCAACTGGAGGATTTACCGATGTCATGTTGCAGGCGGGAGCACGACTAGTCTATGCTGTTGATGTCGGCACCAACCAGTTAGCCTGGAAACTCCGCCAAGACGAACGGGTTGTCAGCATGGAGCAGTTCAATTTTCGCTATGCCGAGCCAGCTGATTTTAACTTTCGGCCCAGCTTTGCCAGCATTGATGTCAGCTTTATCTCGCTTAGCTTGATTTTGCCGGCCCTCTATCAGATTTTAGAAGAGGGAGGTCAGGTCGTGGCTTTGATCAAGCCTCAGTTCGAGGCTGGCCGCGAGCAGATTGGCAAGAAGGGGATTATCAAGGACAAGAAGGTTCATTTGGCGGTGCTGGAAACCGTGACAGCCTCTATGCTGGAAGCGGGTTTTTCAGTCAAAGGATTGGATTTTTCTCCGATTCAGGGTGGGCATGGCAATGTTGAATTTTTAGCCTTTCTGGAGAAAAGTGAGCAGCCGAAAAATGACTTGGAGCAAGACTTAGTTGCTGTCGTAGAGGCAGCCCACAAGGAATTTAAAGATGAAGAAGAAAGATAG
- a CDS encoding arginine repressor, whose translation MKKKDRLEKIRRFVSEFEIGTQEEIVEHLRESGITATQATVSRDIKELGIVKIPFKDNTYIYDLPKTATNSLKLAENNILACQNLGNMLNLNLVPGSAAVVKRHLSKEFAEEVFSIIADNDSILIVAVSESAAQKVTAEINNW comes from the coding sequence ATGAAGAAGAAAGATAGATTAGAGAAAATCAGACGATTTGTCAGTGAATTTGAGATTGGTACCCAAGAGGAAATTGTGGAACATCTCAGGGAATCTGGAATTACAGCGACACAGGCAACGGTTTCACGAGATATCAAGGAGCTAGGGATTGTAAAAATCCCTTTTAAAGATAATACCTATATCTATGATCTTCCCAAAACAGCTACCAATAGTCTGAAGCTGGCTGAAAATAATATTTTGGCCTGTCAAAATCTAGGAAATATGCTCAATCTCAATCTGGTGCCAGGGAGTGCGGCGGTAGTCAAGCGCCATCTGAGTAAAGAATTTGCTGAGGAAGTTTTCAGCATCATTGCGGATAATGACAGTATCCTAATCGTTGCAGTGAGTGAAAGTGCAGCCCAAAAAGTCACGGCTGAAATCAATAATTGGTAG